A single genomic interval of Zingiber officinale cultivar Zhangliang chromosome 4A, Zo_v1.1, whole genome shotgun sequence harbors:
- the LOC121970247 gene encoding zinc finger CCCH domain-containing protein 59-like isoform X2, whose protein sequence is MEPRRPRILLCGDVLGRLNLLFKRVHLFRKSVDPFDALLCVGQFFPDSDDGIDEVSDYFEGRSAVPIPTYFIGDYGVGAIRFLSAASKPLAARGFKTDGLEVCPNLFWLKGSGKFSLLGLSVVYLSGKQPSEDDGSRRYSEDDVGALRALAEEDGIVDLFLTNEWPSGVSTGADTSHAPSEVTDLSGTDPVISELAKEIMPRYHIAGTKGVFYEREPYSNDKSAHFTRFLGLASVGNKNKQKFIHGITPIPASIMSPTEISARPPNMTMSPYMHVEPASHASESLKRPDYPDSQYWRYDTSQKRQRKGGSNGEKLCFKFTSSGSCSQGMKCNFRHDEESREHYLRNVCFDFLNKGKCERGSDCKFGHSLTEEGASVSQNMQPHSGQGGRERTCWFCLSSPNVEMHLVLSVGESYYCALAKGPLVPNHVLLVPIEHCPNTLTMPSDTEAELEKYKRTLCKYFNKQAKAVVFFEWVSPQSPHANLQVIPIPLSRASNVKRIFKLASKKLGFEFEALNLDTSYCEGRKQLRSQFHSNSCMFYVELPDCSTLFHVVDDKKFSVQFGRECCR, encoded by the exons ATGGAGCCTCGGCGACCGCGGATCCTCCTCTGCGGCGACGTGCTCGGCCGCCTCAACCTCCTCTTCAAGCGCGTTCATTTG TTTAGGAAGTCCGTGGACCCCTTCGATGCCCTCCTCTGCGTTGGCCAGTTCTTCCCCGACTCCGACGATGGGATCGACGAAGTGTCCGACTACTTCGAGGGCCGCTCCGCCGTCCCTATCCCCACTTACTTCATCGGCGACTACGGCGTCGGTGCCATCCGCTTTCTGTCCGCCGCCTCGAAGCCACTCGCCGCTCGTGGATTTAAGACGGATGGATTGGAGGTCTGCCCCAATCTTTTCTGGCTGAAGGGGAGCGGCAAATTTTCCCTCCTTG GGTTGTCGGTTGTGTATTTGTCTGGCAAGCAGCCTTCCGAGGATGATGGGAGCAGGCGATATAGTGAAGATGACGTAGGTGCATTGCGGGCTCTGGCAGAAGAAGATGGAATTGTTGATTTGTTTTTGAC TAATGAATGGCCAAGTGGTGTTTCCACTGGAGCTGACACATCCCATGCTCCCTCGGAAGTTACTGACCTGTCAGGTACCGATCCTGTCATATCAGAGTTGGCCAAAGAAATTATGCCAAG GTATCACATCGCAGGCACTAAAGGTGTATTTTATGAGCGTGAACCCTACTCCAATGATAAGTCTGCACATTTTACACGTTTTTTGGGGCTAGCTTCTGTTGGTAACAAAAATAAACAG AAATTTATTCATGGAATAACTCCGATTCCGGCATCTATAATGTCACCTACTGAGATAAGTGCTAGACCACCAAACATGACCATGTCACCATACATGCATGTAGAGCCTGCAAGCCATGCAAGTGAATCTTTGAAGAGACCTGATTATCCTGATTCACAATATTGGCGCTATGACACTTCACAAAAAAGGCAGAGAAAAGGAGGGAGCAATGGTGAAAAATTGTGCTTCAAATTCACTTCTAGTGGATCTTGTTCTCAAGGCATGAAATGCAACTTTAGACATGATGAGGAATCTAGAGAGCATTATTTGAGAAATGTTTGTTTTGATTTTCTCAACAAGGGAAAGTGTGAACGTGGGTCTGACTGCAAGTTTGGTCATAGTCTTACTGAAGAAGGCGCTAGTGTCTCACAAAATATGCAACCCCATAG TGGTCAAGGTGGGAGGGAGAGAACTTGTTGGTTCTGCTTATCAAGCCCAAACGTGGAAATGCATCTTGTATTAAGTGTCGGAGAAAGTTACTATTGCGCACTCGCTAAGGGTCCTCTTGTTCCAAATCATGTACTTCTTGTGCCGATTGAGCACTGCCCTAATACGCTCACAATGCCTTCAGATACAGAGGCAGAGCTCGAAAAGTACAAGAGAACACTCTGTAAATATTTTAATAAGCAGGCTAAGGCTGTTGTCTTCTTTGAGTGGGTATCCCCACAGAGTCCTCATGCTAATCTTCAG gTCATTCCTATACCGTTGTCTCGAGCATCTAATGTCAAGCGAATATTTAAGTTAGCATCTAAGAAGTTGGGATTTGAATTTGAAGCGCTGAATCTCG ACACTAGCTATTGTGAAGGTAGAAAACAGTTGAGATCCCAATTCCACAGCAATTCATGTATGTTCTATGTGGAACTCCCTGATTGTTCAACTCTGTTTCATGTTGTTGATGACAAGAAGTTTTCTGTTCAATTTGGACGTGAG TGTTGCAGGTGA
- the LOC121970247 gene encoding zinc finger CCCH domain-containing protein 59-like isoform X3, which translates to MEPRRPRILLCGDVLGRLNLLFKRVHLFRKSVDPFDALLCVGQFFPDSDDGIDEVSDYFEGRSAVPIPTYFIGDYGVGAIRFLSAASKPLAARGFKTDGLEVCPNLFWLKGSGKFSLLGLSVVYLSGKQPSEDDGSRRYSEDDVGALRALAEEDGIVDLFLTNEWPSGVSTGADTSHAPSEVTDLSGTDPVISELAKEIMPRYHIAGTKGVFYEREPYSNDKSAHFTRFLGLASVGNKNKQKFIHGITPIPASIMSPTEISARPPNMTMSPYMHVEPASHASESLKRPDYPDSQYWRYDTSQKRQRKGGSNGEKLCFKFTSSGSCSQGMKCNFRHDEESREHYLRNVCFDFLNKGKCERGSDCKFGHSLTEEGASVSQNMQPHSGQGGRERTCWFCLSSPNVEMHLVLSVGESYYCALAKGPLVPNHVLLVPIEHCPNTLTMPSDTEAELEKYKRTLCKYFNKQAKAVVFFEWVSPQSPHANLQVIPIPLSRASNVKRIFKLASKKLGFEFEALNLGDGRHVKYGRSS; encoded by the exons ATGGAGCCTCGGCGACCGCGGATCCTCCTCTGCGGCGACGTGCTCGGCCGCCTCAACCTCCTCTTCAAGCGCGTTCATTTG TTTAGGAAGTCCGTGGACCCCTTCGATGCCCTCCTCTGCGTTGGCCAGTTCTTCCCCGACTCCGACGATGGGATCGACGAAGTGTCCGACTACTTCGAGGGCCGCTCCGCCGTCCCTATCCCCACTTACTTCATCGGCGACTACGGCGTCGGTGCCATCCGCTTTCTGTCCGCCGCCTCGAAGCCACTCGCCGCTCGTGGATTTAAGACGGATGGATTGGAGGTCTGCCCCAATCTTTTCTGGCTGAAGGGGAGCGGCAAATTTTCCCTCCTTG GGTTGTCGGTTGTGTATTTGTCTGGCAAGCAGCCTTCCGAGGATGATGGGAGCAGGCGATATAGTGAAGATGACGTAGGTGCATTGCGGGCTCTGGCAGAAGAAGATGGAATTGTTGATTTGTTTTTGAC TAATGAATGGCCAAGTGGTGTTTCCACTGGAGCTGACACATCCCATGCTCCCTCGGAAGTTACTGACCTGTCAGGTACCGATCCTGTCATATCAGAGTTGGCCAAAGAAATTATGCCAAG GTATCACATCGCAGGCACTAAAGGTGTATTTTATGAGCGTGAACCCTACTCCAATGATAAGTCTGCACATTTTACACGTTTTTTGGGGCTAGCTTCTGTTGGTAACAAAAATAAACAG AAATTTATTCATGGAATAACTCCGATTCCGGCATCTATAATGTCACCTACTGAGATAAGTGCTAGACCACCAAACATGACCATGTCACCATACATGCATGTAGAGCCTGCAAGCCATGCAAGTGAATCTTTGAAGAGACCTGATTATCCTGATTCACAATATTGGCGCTATGACACTTCACAAAAAAGGCAGAGAAAAGGAGGGAGCAATGGTGAAAAATTGTGCTTCAAATTCACTTCTAGTGGATCTTGTTCTCAAGGCATGAAATGCAACTTTAGACATGATGAGGAATCTAGAGAGCATTATTTGAGAAATGTTTGTTTTGATTTTCTCAACAAGGGAAAGTGTGAACGTGGGTCTGACTGCAAGTTTGGTCATAGTCTTACTGAAGAAGGCGCTAGTGTCTCACAAAATATGCAACCCCATAG TGGTCAAGGTGGGAGGGAGAGAACTTGTTGGTTCTGCTTATCAAGCCCAAACGTGGAAATGCATCTTGTATTAAGTGTCGGAGAAAGTTACTATTGCGCACTCGCTAAGGGTCCTCTTGTTCCAAATCATGTACTTCTTGTGCCGATTGAGCACTGCCCTAATACGCTCACAATGCCTTCAGATACAGAGGCAGAGCTCGAAAAGTACAAGAGAACACTCTGTAAATATTTTAATAAGCAGGCTAAGGCTGTTGTCTTCTTTGAGTGGGTATCCCCACAGAGTCCTCATGCTAATCTTCAG gTCATTCCTATACCGTTGTCTCGAGCATCTAATGTCAAGCGAATATTTAAGTTAGCATCTAAGAAGTTGGGATTTGAATTTGAAGCGCTGAATCTCG GTGATGGCAGGCATGTTAAATATGGCAGATCGAGCTGA
- the LOC121970247 gene encoding zinc finger CCCH domain-containing protein 59-like isoform X1, whose amino-acid sequence MEPRRPRILLCGDVLGRLNLLFKRVHLFRKSVDPFDALLCVGQFFPDSDDGIDEVSDYFEGRSAVPIPTYFIGDYGVGAIRFLSAASKPLAARGFKTDGLEVCPNLFWLKGSGKFSLLGLSVVYLSGKQPSEDDGSRRYSEDDVGALRALAEEDGIVDLFLTNEWPSGVSTGADTSHAPSEVTDLSGTDPVISELAKEIMPRYHIAGTKGVFYEREPYSNDKSAHFTRFLGLASVGNKNKQKFIHGITPIPASIMSPTEISARPPNMTMSPYMHVEPASHASESLKRPDYPDSQYWRYDTSQKRQRKGGSNGEKLCFKFTSSGSCSQGMKCNFRHDEESREHYLRNVCFDFLNKGKCERGSDCKFGHSLTEEGASVSQNMQPHSGQGGRERTCWFCLSSPNVEMHLVLSVGESYYCALAKGPLVPNHVLLVPIEHCPNTLTMPSDTEAELEKYKRTLCKYFNKQAKAVVFFEWVSPQSPHANLQVIPIPLSRASNVKRIFKLASKKLGFEFEALNLDTSYCEGRKQLRSQFHSNSCMFYVELPDCSTLFHVVDDKKFSVQFGREVMAGMLNMADRADWRNCKLSRQEEEQMAREFKEGFDAFDPVD is encoded by the exons ATGGAGCCTCGGCGACCGCGGATCCTCCTCTGCGGCGACGTGCTCGGCCGCCTCAACCTCCTCTTCAAGCGCGTTCATTTG TTTAGGAAGTCCGTGGACCCCTTCGATGCCCTCCTCTGCGTTGGCCAGTTCTTCCCCGACTCCGACGATGGGATCGACGAAGTGTCCGACTACTTCGAGGGCCGCTCCGCCGTCCCTATCCCCACTTACTTCATCGGCGACTACGGCGTCGGTGCCATCCGCTTTCTGTCCGCCGCCTCGAAGCCACTCGCCGCTCGTGGATTTAAGACGGATGGATTGGAGGTCTGCCCCAATCTTTTCTGGCTGAAGGGGAGCGGCAAATTTTCCCTCCTTG GGTTGTCGGTTGTGTATTTGTCTGGCAAGCAGCCTTCCGAGGATGATGGGAGCAGGCGATATAGTGAAGATGACGTAGGTGCATTGCGGGCTCTGGCAGAAGAAGATGGAATTGTTGATTTGTTTTTGAC TAATGAATGGCCAAGTGGTGTTTCCACTGGAGCTGACACATCCCATGCTCCCTCGGAAGTTACTGACCTGTCAGGTACCGATCCTGTCATATCAGAGTTGGCCAAAGAAATTATGCCAAG GTATCACATCGCAGGCACTAAAGGTGTATTTTATGAGCGTGAACCCTACTCCAATGATAAGTCTGCACATTTTACACGTTTTTTGGGGCTAGCTTCTGTTGGTAACAAAAATAAACAG AAATTTATTCATGGAATAACTCCGATTCCGGCATCTATAATGTCACCTACTGAGATAAGTGCTAGACCACCAAACATGACCATGTCACCATACATGCATGTAGAGCCTGCAAGCCATGCAAGTGAATCTTTGAAGAGACCTGATTATCCTGATTCACAATATTGGCGCTATGACACTTCACAAAAAAGGCAGAGAAAAGGAGGGAGCAATGGTGAAAAATTGTGCTTCAAATTCACTTCTAGTGGATCTTGTTCTCAAGGCATGAAATGCAACTTTAGACATGATGAGGAATCTAGAGAGCATTATTTGAGAAATGTTTGTTTTGATTTTCTCAACAAGGGAAAGTGTGAACGTGGGTCTGACTGCAAGTTTGGTCATAGTCTTACTGAAGAAGGCGCTAGTGTCTCACAAAATATGCAACCCCATAG TGGTCAAGGTGGGAGGGAGAGAACTTGTTGGTTCTGCTTATCAAGCCCAAACGTGGAAATGCATCTTGTATTAAGTGTCGGAGAAAGTTACTATTGCGCACTCGCTAAGGGTCCTCTTGTTCCAAATCATGTACTTCTTGTGCCGATTGAGCACTGCCCTAATACGCTCACAATGCCTTCAGATACAGAGGCAGAGCTCGAAAAGTACAAGAGAACACTCTGTAAATATTTTAATAAGCAGGCTAAGGCTGTTGTCTTCTTTGAGTGGGTATCCCCACAGAGTCCTCATGCTAATCTTCAG gTCATTCCTATACCGTTGTCTCGAGCATCTAATGTCAAGCGAATATTTAAGTTAGCATCTAAGAAGTTGGGATTTGAATTTGAAGCGCTGAATCTCG ACACTAGCTATTGTGAAGGTAGAAAACAGTTGAGATCCCAATTCCACAGCAATTCATGTATGTTCTATGTGGAACTCCCTGATTGTTCAACTCTGTTTCATGTTGTTGATGACAAGAAGTTTTCTGTTCAATTTGGACGTGAG GTGATGGCAGGCATGTTAAATATGGCAGATCGAGCTGATTGGAGAAATTGTAAGCTTAGcaggcaagaagaagaacaaaTGGCAAGAGAATTCAAGGAGGGATTTGATGCTTTTGATCCTGTAGATTGA